A window of Pantanalinema sp. contains these coding sequences:
- the menB gene encoding 1,4-dihydroxy-2-naphthoyl-CoA synthase: protein MIDVALPAWKIVQDFTDIRYEKAEGIAKITINRPEVRNAFRPQTLMEMTAAFTDAREDPEIGVVILTGEGPLAFCSGGDQRIRGNEGYVGFDGVPRLNVLDLQKQIRSMPKPVIAMVAGYAVGGGHVLHLVCDLTIAADNARFGQTGPRVGSFDGGFGASYLADIVGQKKAREIWFLCRQYDAGEALDMGLVNKVVPLAELEAETVSWCRKILEHSPLALRLLKSSFNAGIDGQVGVQELAGNATLLYYMSEEAQEGRNAYVEKRKPDFSRFPRRP from the coding sequence ATGATCGACGTCGCCCTGCCGGCCTGGAAGATCGTCCAGGACTTCACCGACATCCGCTACGAGAAGGCCGAGGGGATCGCCAAGATCACCATCAACCGTCCCGAGGTCCGCAACGCCTTCCGCCCGCAGACCCTCATGGAGATGACCGCCGCCTTCACCGACGCGCGCGAGGATCCCGAGATCGGCGTGGTCATCCTCACCGGCGAGGGCCCGCTGGCCTTCTGCTCGGGCGGCGACCAGCGCATCCGGGGCAACGAGGGCTACGTCGGCTTCGACGGGGTGCCCCGCCTCAACGTCCTCGACCTCCAGAAGCAGATCCGCTCGATGCCCAAGCCCGTCATCGCCATGGTCGCGGGCTACGCCGTCGGCGGCGGCCACGTCCTGCACCTGGTCTGCGACCTGACGATCGCGGCCGACAACGCCCGCTTCGGCCAGACCGGCCCGCGGGTGGGCAGCTTCGACGGCGGCTTCGGCGCGAGCTACCTCGCGGACATCGTCGGCCAGAAGAAGGCCCGCGAGATCTGGTTCCTGTGCCGCCAGTACGACGCCGGCGAGGCGCTCGACATGGGCCTGGTCAACAAGGTCGTGCCCCTCGCCGAGCTCGAGGCCGAGACCGTGAGCTGGTGCCGCAAGATCCTCGAGCACAGCCCTCTGGCGCTGCGCCTGCTCAAGTCCTCCTTCAACGCCGGGATCGACGGCCAGGTGGGCGTGCAGGAGCTCGCCGGCAACGCGACCCTGCTCTACTACATGTCGGAGGAGGCCCAGGAGGGCCGCAACGCCTACGTCGAGAAGCGCAAGCCCGACTTCTCCCGCTTCCCCCGCCGCCCGTAA
- the menD gene encoding 2-succinyl-5-enolpyruvyl-6-hydroxy-3-cyclohexene-1-carboxylic-acid synthase, which produces MTAPNLNALWARVLLGALHRAGVRDVCVTPGSRSTPLAYAAHTMGELRTTVHIDERAAAFFALGLAKASRRPVALVCTSGTAAANYYPAIIEASLSGVPLIVLSADRPPELRGTGAAQTIDQVRLFGSHVRHFAETALPLASPASLRRLGALAAQAAAIAQAAPTGPVHLNVPFADPLPPIPSPDPAFAELAEEALGELSSLASAPSGCDAAALVSLAARIASAERGLIVAGPALDATAPEGVLALARRTGFPIAADVASGLRFHPEAEGLTVAHAEALLRDPAIAAEGPDLVIRVGGLPTSATLNKWLERHQPWLALLQPDLARRDPEALAHLTVAGDVAAMLDALTDQAPPRPRTAWGERLLSADRAAAETFEQARDATEALAVRDAIRALPPGSGVFLSSSMSIRYADALCGRGPEGIRVLVSRGANGIDGITSTALGAAKGLARPTLLVTGDLAFLHDLGGLLAVRHLEAPFVALVLNNDGGAIFSHLPISGFPEIFEPYFGTPHGLRFEGAAGLFGLDHAVATTPCEAAEQVARAMTSGRATIVEVPTARTDEALAYQALMKRAAAAGAQAFCAEATAR; this is translated from the coding sequence ATGACCGCCCCCAACCTCAACGCCCTCTGGGCCCGGGTCCTCCTCGGCGCCCTTCACCGCGCGGGGGTCCGCGACGTCTGCGTCACCCCCGGCTCGCGCTCGACGCCCCTGGCCTACGCGGCCCACACCATGGGCGAGCTGCGCACCACCGTCCACATCGACGAGCGCGCCGCCGCCTTCTTCGCCCTCGGCCTCGCCAAGGCCTCGCGCCGCCCGGTCGCGCTCGTCTGCACCTCGGGCACCGCGGCCGCCAACTACTACCCGGCGATCATCGAGGCGTCGCTCTCGGGGGTGCCCCTCATCGTCCTCAGCGCCGATCGCCCGCCCGAGCTGCGCGGCACCGGGGCCGCCCAGACCATCGACCAGGTGCGCCTCTTCGGCTCGCACGTCCGGCACTTCGCCGAGACGGCCCTGCCCCTCGCGAGCCCGGCCTCGCTGCGGCGCCTCGGCGCGCTCGCCGCCCAGGCCGCGGCGATCGCCCAGGCCGCCCCGACGGGGCCGGTGCACCTCAACGTGCCCTTCGCGGATCCCCTGCCGCCCATCCCCAGCCCCGACCCGGCCTTCGCCGAGCTGGCCGAAGAGGCCCTCGGCGAGCTGAGCTCGCTCGCCTCGGCCCCGAGCGGCTGCGACGCGGCGGCCCTCGTCTCGCTCGCTGCGCGCATCGCCTCGGCCGAGCGGGGGCTGATCGTCGCGGGCCCCGCGCTCGACGCCACCGCCCCCGAGGGCGTCCTTGCGCTCGCGCGCCGCACGGGCTTCCCCATCGCCGCCGACGTGGCCTCGGGCCTGCGCTTCCACCCGGAAGCCGAGGGGCTCACCGTCGCGCACGCCGAGGCGCTGCTGCGGGACCCTGCGATCGCCGCCGAGGGCCCCGACCTCGTGATCCGGGTGGGCGGGCTGCCGACCTCGGCCACCCTCAACAAGTGGCTCGAGCGCCACCAGCCCTGGTTGGCCCTCCTGCAGCCCGATCTCGCCCGGCGCGACCCGGAGGCGCTGGCGCACCTGACGGTTGCCGGCGACGTTGCCGCCATGCTCGACGCCCTCACGGACCAAGCACCTCCTCGTCCCCGGACGGCGTGGGGCGAGCGCCTGCTGAGCGCGGATCGCGCGGCGGCCGAGACCTTCGAGCAGGCGCGTGACGCCACCGAGGCCCTCGCCGTGCGCGACGCCATTCGCGCCCTGCCCCCTGGCAGCGGGGTGTTCCTGTCGAGCAGCATGTCGATCCGCTACGCCGACGCCCTGTGCGGCCGAGGGCCCGAGGGGATCCGGGTGCTGGTCAGCCGCGGCGCGAACGGCATCGACGGGATCACCTCGACCGCCCTCGGGGCGGCCAAGGGGCTCGCGCGGCCGACCCTGCTCGTGACGGGCGACCTCGCCTTCCTGCACGACCTGGGCGGCCTGCTCGCCGTCCGCCACCTCGAGGCCCCCTTCGTGGCCCTGGTGCTCAACAACGACGGCGGGGCCATCTTCTCGCACCTGCCGATCTCGGGCTTCCCCGAGATCTTCGAGCCCTACTTCGGCACGCCTCACGGCCTGCGCTTCGAGGGCGCCGCCGGCCTCTTCGGCCTGGATCACGCCGTCGCGACGACGCCTTGCGAGGCGGCCGAGCAGGTCGCGCGGGCCATGACGAGCGGTCGCGCGACCATCGTGGAGGTGCCCACCGCCCGCACCGACGAGGCGCTCGCCTATCAGGCCCTGATGAAGCGGGCGGCTGCGGCCGGCGCGCAGGCGTTCTGCGCGGAGGCCACGGCCCGATGA
- a CDS encoding isochorismate synthase, whose product MQTGSKPNLSSIQPLDTPTLLEAVERSGSSRLVSREFTIEASAPFTLARAAAILPQIAWADVANGRTWIGLGAADEVSATTSDGALAVPDLCRERLVSLSHPELRYFGGIAFDPGSPVHPAWPAGLPARFVLPELTLRWDEARPGTAQVIALVRASAEDTPETLEQRFLELRERVERWAEAARAQRAPVPRAERLADQGDRDRWAQAIRQALAETASVPKVVLSREIRLRSLEAIDPWAVLDGFSRTSPGHRFCFRFDAGSAFVGATPERLISVTGDRIMADGLAGTRRRGRDAAEDALLASMMLADDKERREHDFVVRFIREGLAPLCASLTIADAPTVLRTPTVQHLYTPVTGRLDPDTSLKDVLSALYPTPAVCGTPREAARASVRRLEGRVRGWYAGAVGWVGADACDFAVGIRSAMIHPQGAIAVTGCGIVPGSDPDAEYEETERKASGILSILEGRPE is encoded by the coding sequence TTGCAGACCGGGAGCAAACCGAACCTTTCGTCCATTCAACCGCTCGACACTCCCACGCTCCTCGAAGCGGTCGAACGGTCAGGGTCTTCGCGCCTGGTCAGCCGGGAGTTCACGATCGAGGCGAGCGCTCCCTTCACCCTCGCCCGCGCCGCGGCAATTCTTCCCCAGATCGCCTGGGCGGACGTCGCCAACGGCCGCACCTGGATCGGCCTCGGCGCCGCCGACGAGGTGAGCGCCACGACCTCCGACGGCGCCCTGGCCGTCCCCGATCTCTGCCGCGAGCGCCTCGTTTCCCTTTCCCATCCCGAGCTGCGCTACTTCGGGGGGATCGCCTTCGATCCCGGATCCCCGGTGCACCCCGCCTGGCCGGCAGGTCTGCCTGCGCGCTTCGTGTTGCCCGAGCTGACGCTGCGCTGGGACGAGGCGCGCCCCGGGACGGCCCAGGTGATCGCCCTGGTGCGCGCGAGCGCCGAGGACACCCCCGAGACGCTCGAGCAGCGCTTCCTTGAGCTGCGCGAGCGCGTCGAGCGCTGGGCCGAGGCGGCCCGCGCCCAGCGCGCGCCGGTGCCAAGGGCCGAGCGCCTCGCGGACCAGGGCGATCGCGACCGCTGGGCCCAGGCCATCCGGCAGGCCCTCGCCGAGACCGCGTCGGTCCCCAAGGTGGTGCTCTCGCGCGAGATCCGCCTTCGCTCGCTCGAAGCCATCGACCCGTGGGCGGTGCTCGACGGCTTCTCGAGGACGTCTCCCGGCCATCGCTTCTGCTTCCGCTTCGATGCGGGTTCGGCCTTCGTGGGGGCCACCCCCGAGCGTCTGATCTCGGTCACCGGCGACCGGATCATGGCCGATGGCCTGGCAGGCACGCGCCGCCGAGGCCGCGATGCGGCCGAGGACGCGCTCCTGGCTTCAATGATGCTCGCCGACGACAAGGAGCGGCGCGAGCACGACTTTGTCGTCCGCTTCATCCGAGAGGGCCTCGCCCCGCTCTGCGCCTCGCTCACCATCGCAGACGCCCCCACCGTCCTGCGCACCCCCACGGTGCAGCACCTCTACACCCCCGTCACGGGCCGCCTCGATCCCGACACCAGCCTGAAGGACGTCCTTTCGGCCCTCTACCCGACCCCTGCGGTCTGCGGCACCCCCCGAGAGGCCGCCCGGGCGTCGGTCCGCCGGCTGGAGGGCCGCGTGCGGGGCTGGTACGCCGGGGCCGTCGGCTGGGTCGGGGCCGACGCCTGCGACTTCGCGGTCGGGATCCGCTCGGCGATGATCCACCCGCAAGGGGCGATCGCCGTCACCGGCTGCGGCATCGTCCCGGGGTCCGACCCCGACGCCGAGTACGAGGAGACCGAGCGCAAGGCCTCGGGGATCCTCTCGATCCTGGAGGGTCGCCCCGAATGA
- the aroF gene encoding 3-deoxy-7-phosphoheptulonate synthase, with protein MLITLSDRTEAARIHGWLIRQGHASRKLDGGRLILVDDPFVPHRVRETLLGDPAVASLEITRSEPHLVMRHGDADAAWPFPGPIPDVVAGPCSIESRAVADEVAHFLTTLSIGWMRGGTYKVRTSPYEFQGAGLKAAEWLREACDRHGLKAISEVIDSPDVEEVASLLDAIQIGARQMHNPQFLQRVARLGKPVLLKRGLSATPAEWLWAGEYLLEAGAPFVAFCERGIRTPSPLKRFTLDLQAIPFIKEMTPFPIFIDPSHAAGSSPYVKPLALGAMAAGAHGLLVECHPDPACARSDATQALDFAALAELVRQVRRLNLQEVTV; from the coding sequence GTGCTCATCACGCTATCAGACCGCACGGAAGCTGCAAGAATTCACGGTTGGCTCATTCGCCAGGGGCACGCCAGCCGTAAGCTCGACGGAGGGCGCCTGATCCTCGTAGATGACCCCTTCGTCCCGCACCGGGTCCGTGAGACCCTGCTGGGCGATCCTGCGGTGGCGTCCCTGGAGATCACCCGCAGCGAGCCTCACCTGGTGATGCGCCACGGCGACGCGGACGCGGCCTGGCCCTTCCCCGGCCCCATCCCGGACGTTGTCGCGGGCCCCTGCTCCATCGAGAGCCGCGCGGTGGCCGACGAGGTCGCCCACTTCCTCACCACCCTCTCGATCGGCTGGATGCGCGGCGGCACCTACAAGGTCCGCACCTCGCCCTACGAGTTCCAGGGAGCGGGCCTCAAGGCGGCCGAGTGGCTGCGCGAGGCCTGCGATCGCCACGGCCTGAAGGCCATCAGCGAGGTCATCGACAGCCCCGACGTGGAAGAGGTGGCGAGCCTGCTCGACGCCATCCAGATCGGGGCGCGCCAGATGCACAACCCGCAGTTCCTCCAGCGGGTGGCGCGGCTCGGCAAGCCCGTCCTGCTCAAGCGAGGCCTCTCGGCGACCCCGGCGGAGTGGCTCTGGGCGGGCGAGTACCTTCTCGAGGCGGGCGCGCCCTTCGTGGCCTTCTGCGAGCGCGGGATCCGCACCCCGTCGCCCCTCAAGCGCTTCACCCTCGACCTCCAGGCCATCCCCTTCATCAAGGAGATGACCCCCTTCCCCATCTTCATCGATCCGAGCCACGCCGCGGGGTCCTCCCCCTACGTGAAGCCGCTCGCGCTCGGCGCCATGGCCGCCGGCGCCCACGGCCTGCTCGTCGAATGCCACCCCGACCCCGCCTGCGCGCGCAGCGACGCGACCCAGGCCCTCGACTTCGCGGCCCTCGCCGAGCTTGTTCGGCAGGTGCGCCGCCTCAACCTCCAGGAGGTAACCGTATGA
- a CDS encoding polyprenyl synthetase family protein, whose protein sequence is MISQAAEVHRKTFRESLVDAVQSKNDVLFQAASHLLEVEGKSIRPRCARLVGEAANPGAPLTDGHERLAEAVEMLHVGSLIHDDILDEAELRRGVKSVHVKHGAKAAVLAGDFLLARSCGLIASLGHHHLNQRMAEVLAGLCEGEYLQDEQLWNLDVTVEAYLERMALKTSGPFELACEGAALLSGQRDEVVQAARRFGYHLGLLFQMFDDLLDYASSTQVAGKPVGQDLLAGSLTLPVIVALEDPAVGPVMRRMLSPFPQEIHPELRELLFSPEVFRKALDRLEAEAKKAGACLDVFPPSPARQQLFDYLDRLNEQARSLTPEAALPTLGAARVV, encoded by the coding sequence ATGATCTCGCAGGCTGCCGAGGTGCACCGCAAGACCTTCCGCGAGAGCCTGGTCGACGCCGTCCAGTCCAAGAACGACGTCCTCTTCCAGGCCGCCTCGCACCTGCTCGAGGTCGAGGGCAAGTCGATCCGCCCGCGCTGCGCTCGCCTCGTCGGCGAGGCCGCCAATCCCGGCGCGCCCCTGACCGATGGCCACGAGCGCCTCGCCGAGGCGGTCGAGATGCTGCACGTGGGCTCGCTCATCCACGACGACATCCTGGACGAGGCCGAGCTGCGCCGCGGGGTGAAATCGGTCCACGTCAAGCACGGCGCCAAGGCGGCCGTGCTCGCCGGCGACTTCTTGCTCGCCCGCTCGTGCGGCCTGATCGCGTCGCTCGGCCACCACCACCTCAACCAGCGCATGGCCGAGGTGCTCGCGGGCCTCTGCGAGGGCGAGTACCTCCAGGACGAGCAGCTCTGGAACCTGGACGTGACGGTCGAGGCCTACCTCGAGCGGATGGCCCTCAAGACCTCGGGCCCCTTCGAGCTCGCCTGCGAGGGCGCGGCCCTCCTGAGCGGCCAGCGCGACGAGGTCGTGCAGGCCGCCCGCCGCTTCGGCTATCACCTGGGCCTCTTGTTCCAGATGTTCGACGATCTGCTCGACTACGCGAGCTCGACCCAGGTCGCGGGCAAGCCCGTCGGCCAGGACCTGCTCGCGGGCTCGCTCACCCTGCCGGTGATCGTGGCCCTCGAGGACCCCGCGGTCGGCCCGGTCATGCGCCGGATGCTCTCGCCCTTCCCCCAGGAGATCCACCCCGAGCTCAGGGAGCTCCTCTTCAGCCCCGAGGTCTTCCGCAAGGCCCTCGATCGCCTCGAGGCCGAGGCCAAGAAGGCCGGAGCCTGCCTGGACGTCTTCCCGCCGAGTCCCGCCAGGCAGCAGCTCTTCGATTACCTGGACCGGCTTAACGAACAGGCGCGCAGCCTCACCCCCGAGGCCGCCCTCCCCACCCTCGGTGCCGCCCGTGTCGTATAA
- the ubiE gene encoding bifunctional demethylmenaquinone methyltransferase/2-methoxy-6-polyprenyl-1,4-benzoquinol methylase UbiE yields the protein MSYNLPNVEDKPAYVRGMFDRIAGNYDRVNRLMTGGRDAAWKRTVLALAGATRGGSYLDLCTGTGDIAFLLAEAAGAEGSVKALDFSPGMLEVARARPWDGPVIDWLQGDACALPFEDASFDAVTVGYGLRNVQQLDLALSEIRRVLKPAGRFVTLDLGKPKVKIVRWGAEVYEYRIVPAIGSLFSGDREAYRYLPHSNSTFPDQRELAERLRALGFQEVKVHDRMLGAIAIVAGTR from the coding sequence GTGTCGTATAACCTTCCGAACGTCGAGGACAAGCCCGCCTACGTCCGCGGCATGTTCGACCGGATCGCGGGCAACTACGACCGGGTCAACCGCCTGATGACCGGCGGGCGCGACGCGGCCTGGAAGCGGACCGTGCTCGCCCTCGCGGGGGCCACGCGCGGGGGAAGCTACCTGGATCTCTGCACAGGCACGGGGGACATCGCCTTCTTGCTGGCCGAGGCCGCCGGGGCCGAGGGCAGCGTCAAGGCCCTGGACTTCTCGCCGGGCATGCTCGAGGTCGCGCGCGCGCGGCCCTGGGACGGCCCGGTCATCGACTGGCTCCAGGGGGACGCCTGCGCCCTTCCCTTCGAGGACGCGAGCTTCGACGCCGTCACGGTGGGCTACGGCCTGCGCAACGTGCAGCAGCTGGACCTGGCCCTGAGCGAGATCCGCCGCGTGCTCAAGCCGGCAGGGCGCTTCGTCACCCTGGATCTGGGCAAGCCGAAGGTCAAGATCGTGCGCTGGGGCGCCGAGGTCTACGAGTACCGGATCGTGCCTGCGATCGGGAGCCTCTTCTCGGGCGATCGCGAGGCCTATCGCTACCTGCCCCACTCCAACTCCACCTTCCCGGATCAGCGGGAGCTGGCCGAGCGCCTGCGCGCCCTGGGCTTCCAGGAGGTGAAGGTGCACGACCGGATGCTCGGAGCGATCGCCATCGTAGCCGGGACGCGCTGA
- a CDS encoding carbonic anhydrase: MQKLVAGLHHFQSTIFSTQRALFERLAKGQNPDTLFITCSDSRINPNLITQTEPGELFILRNAGNIIPPYGAAIDGESATIEYAVAVLGVKDIIVCGHSHCGAMKALIHPETLEELPALAAWLAHAESTRHVVQENYQHLHDDRLLTVTVEENVLGQIENLRTHPVVAARLASGELHLHAWIYKLETGEVFAYNPEQGQFLSINGVASPVPTVTGRLDVSTI; the protein is encoded by the coding sequence TTGCAAAAGCTCGTCGCAGGTCTCCACCACTTCCAGTCCACCATCTTCAGCACCCAGCGCGCGCTCTTCGAGCGCCTGGCGAAGGGCCAGAACCCTGACACGCTGTTCATCACCTGCTCGGATTCCCGGATCAACCCCAACCTGATCACCCAGACCGAGCCGGGGGAGCTCTTCATCCTGCGCAACGCGGGCAACATCATCCCGCCCTACGGCGCGGCCATCGACGGCGAGAGCGCCACCATCGAGTACGCCGTCGCGGTCCTCGGGGTCAAGGACATCATCGTCTGCGGCCACTCGCACTGCGGCGCCATGAAGGCGCTGATCCACCCCGAGACCCTCGAAGAGCTGCCCGCCCTCGCGGCCTGGCTCGCCCACGCCGAGTCGACCCGGCACGTGGTCCAGGAGAACTACCAGCACCTCCACGACGACCGCCTCCTCACCGTGACGGTCGAGGAGAACGTCCTGGGCCAGATCGAGAACCTCCGGACGCATCCCGTGGTGGCCGCGCGCCTCGCCAGCGGCGAGCTGCACCTTCACGCCTGGATCTACAAGCTCGAGACGGGCGAGGTGTTCGCCTACAACCCCGAGCAGGGGCAGTTCCTTTCGATCAACGGGGTCGCGAGCCCCGTCCCGACCGTCACCGGCAGGCTGGACGTCAGCACGATCTAG
- a CDS encoding ribonuclease H-like domain-containing protein gives MKAPADVHLIKGDLTQALFDAYAKSAYLCADTETTGLNPHRDRLCLVQLCNEDGLTTVLQVTSYDMPLLVKLLEAERPLKLFHFARFDLAMLRKHLGARITRVYCTKVASKIARTFSGKHGLKDLTKDLLGVELDKSVQTSYWGSDDLSPAQLAYSANDVRYLIPLKEKLDAMLAREGRMELALSCMQHLPTLIELDLQGWENLFEH, from the coding sequence GTGAAAGCCCCCGCCGACGTCCATCTCATCAAGGGCGACCTCACCCAGGCCCTGTTCGATGCCTACGCCAAGAGCGCCTACCTGTGCGCCGACACCGAGACCACCGGCCTCAACCCGCACCGCGACCGGCTCTGCCTGGTCCAGCTGTGCAACGAGGACGGCCTCACGACGGTCCTCCAGGTGACCTCGTACGACATGCCGCTCCTGGTCAAGCTGCTCGAGGCCGAGCGCCCCCTGAAGCTCTTCCACTTCGCGCGCTTCGATCTGGCCATGCTGCGAAAGCACCTGGGCGCCCGGATCACGCGCGTCTACTGCACCAAGGTCGCCAGCAAGATCGCCCGGACCTTCTCGGGCAAGCACGGTCTCAAGGACCTGACCAAGGACCTGCTCGGCGTCGAGCTGGACAAGTCGGTCCAGACCAGCTACTGGGGATCCGACGACCTCAGCCCCGCGCAGCTCGCCTACTCGGCCAACGACGTGCGCTACCTCATCCCGCTCAAGGAGAAGCTCGACGCCATGCTCGCGCGCGAGGGGCGCATGGAGCTCGCGCTCTCCTGCATGCAGCACCTCCCGACCCTGATCGAGCTGGACCTGCAAGGCTGGGAGAACCTCTTCGAGCATTAG
- a CDS encoding ATP-dependent Clp protease ATP-binding subunit: protein MFERFTEKAIKVIMLAQEEARRLGHNFVGTEQILLGLIGEGTGVAAKTLKSMGVSLKDARIEVEKIIGRGSGFVAVEIPFTPRAKRVLELSWDEARQLGHNYIGTEHLLLGLIREGEGVAVRVLENLGVDLSRVRSNVIRMLGESAATPGTGQHRSKTPTLDEFGSNLTQMAEEHRLDPVVGREKEIERVIQILGRRTKNNPVLIGEPGVGKTAIAEGLALRITNGEVPEILSEKRVVTLDIGSLVAGTKYRGEFEERLKKIMEEIRGAQNIILVIDELHTLIGAGAAEGAVDAANILKPALARGELQCIGATTLDEYRKHIERDAALERRFQPVMVGEPSVDETIEILRGLRERYEAHHRLQITDEALISAAKFSDRYISDRFLPDKAIDLMDEAASRVRLRSSSLPPAAKELEKELRQFTKEKEAAIRAQEFEKASQLRDQEQAVREKIREIAADWRTDKGQGATPSVGTEEIAEIVASWTGIPVSKMTEGETERLLKMEEVLHERVIGQQDAIHMISRAVRRARVGLKNPKRPIGSFIFSGPTGVGKTELAKALAGFFFGQEENLIRVDMSEYMEKHAVSKMIGSPPGYVGYNEGGQLTEAVRRKPYSVVLFDEIEKAHPDAFNILLQILEDGRLTDAKGRVVDFKNTIIILTSNIGARALEKGGSLGFQTGGDDGRYRKMKDVVMDELKQAFRPEFLNRIDEIIVFHPLTKEEIGQIVHVMLKEVRQRMKENEFTLEVTSALTDKLCEEGYSPSYGARPLRRSIQRLIEDPLAEEILGGALPKSGVITADWNGEKVIFTHTEAKEPVGTEA, encoded by the coding sequence ATGTTCGAAAGATTTACTGAGAAAGCCATCAAGGTGATCATGCTGGCGCAGGAAGAAGCCCGGCGCCTGGGTCACAACTTCGTCGGCACCGAGCAGATCCTCCTTGGGTTGATCGGCGAGGGCACTGGTGTCGCCGCCAAGACCCTGAAGAGCATGGGCGTCAGCCTGAAGGACGCGCGCATCGAGGTCGAGAAGATCATCGGCCGCGGGTCCGGCTTCGTGGCGGTGGAGATCCCCTTCACCCCGCGCGCCAAGCGCGTCCTTGAGCTGTCGTGGGACGAGGCCCGCCAGCTCGGTCACAACTACATCGGCACCGAGCACCTGCTTCTTGGCCTGATCCGCGAGGGCGAGGGCGTGGCGGTCCGCGTCCTGGAGAACCTGGGCGTCGATCTCTCGCGCGTGCGCTCCAACGTCATTCGCATGCTCGGCGAGAGCGCCGCGACCCCCGGCACCGGCCAGCACCGCTCCAAGACCCCCACGCTCGACGAGTTCGGCTCCAACCTCACCCAGATGGCCGAGGAGCACCGCCTCGACCCGGTCGTCGGCCGCGAGAAGGAGATCGAGCGCGTCATCCAGATCCTGGGCCGCCGCACCAAGAACAACCCGGTGCTCATCGGCGAGCCCGGCGTGGGCAAGACCGCCATCGCCGAGGGCCTGGCCCTTCGCATCACCAACGGCGAGGTCCCCGAGATCCTCTCCGAGAAGCGCGTCGTGACCCTGGACATCGGGTCGCTGGTCGCGGGCACCAAGTACCGCGGCGAGTTCGAAGAGCGCCTCAAGAAGATCATGGAAGAGATCCGCGGTGCCCAGAACATCATCCTGGTCATCGACGAGCTGCACACCCTGATCGGCGCGGGTGCTGCCGAGGGTGCGGTGGACGCCGCCAACATCCTCAAGCCGGCGCTGGCGCGCGGCGAGCTGCAGTGCATCGGCGCCACCACCCTCGACGAGTACCGCAAGCACATCGAGCGCGACGCCGCCCTCGAGCGCCGGTTCCAGCCGGTCATGGTCGGCGAACCCTCGGTGGATGAGACCATCGAGATCCTGCGCGGCCTGCGCGAGCGCTACGAGGCGCACCACCGCCTGCAGATCACGGACGAGGCGCTGATCTCGGCCGCGAAGTTCTCGGACCGCTACATCTCCGACCGGTTCCTGCCGGACAAGGCCATCGACCTGATGGACGAGGCCGCGAGCCGCGTGCGCCTGCGCTCCAGCAGCCTGCCGCCGGCCGCCAAGGAGCTCGAGAAGGAGCTTCGCCAGTTCACCAAGGAGAAGGAAGCCGCCATCCGGGCCCAGGAGTTCGAGAAGGCCTCTCAGCTCCGCGACCAGGAGCAGGCGGTCCGCGAGAAGATCCGCGAGATCGCGGCCGACTGGCGCACCGACAAGGGCCAGGGGGCCACGCCCTCGGTCGGCACCGAGGAGATCGCCGAGATCGTCGCCAGCTGGACGGGCATCCCCGTCAGCAAGATGACCGAGGGCGAGACCGAGCGCCTGCTCAAGATGGAGGAGGTCCTCCACGAGCGGGTCATCGGCCAGCAGGACGCCATCCACATGATCTCGCGGGCGGTGCGCCGGGCGCGCGTCGGCCTCAAGAACCCCAAGCGGCCCATCGGCTCGTTCATCTTCTCGGGCCCCACGGGCGTCGGCAAGACCGAGCTCGCCAAGGCCCTGGCGGGCTTCTTCTTCGGCCAGGAAGAGAACCTCATCCGGGTCGACATGTCCGAGTACATGGAGAAGCACGCGGTCTCCAAGATGATCGGCTCGCCCCCCGGCTACGTCGGGTACAACGAGGGCGGTCAGCTGACCGAGGCCGTGCGCCGCAAGCCCTACTCGGTGGTGCTCTTCGACGAGATCGAGAAGGCCCACCCCGACGCCTTCAACATCCTGCTGCAGATCCTGGAGGACGGCCGTCTGACCGACGCCAAGGGCCGGGTGGTGGACTTCAAGAACACCATCATCATCCTGACCTCCAACATCGGCGCGCGCGCGCTGGAGAAGGGCGGTAGCCTGGGCTTCCAGACCGGCGGCGACGACGGGCGCTACCGCAAGATGAAGGACGTCGTGATGGACGAGCTCAAGCAGGCCTTCAGGCCCGAGTTCCTCAACCGCATCGACGAGATCATCGTCTTCCACCCGCTCACCAAGGAAGAGATCGGCCAGATCGTCCACGTCATGCTCAAGGAAGTCCGCCAGCGCATGAAGGAGAACGAGTTCACCCTCGAGGTCACCAGCGCGCTCACGGACAAGTTGTGCGAGGAGGGCTACTCGCCGAGCTACGGCGCGCGTCCTTTGCGCCGCAGCATCCAGCGCCTGATCGAGGATCCCCTCGCCGAGGAGATCCTGGGCGGTGCCCTGCCCAAGTCCGGCGTCATCACCGCGGACTGGAACGGCGAGAAGGTGATCTTCACCCACACCGAGGCCAAGGAGCCGGTCGGCACCGAGGCTTAA